One window of Sphingobacteriales bacterium genomic DNA carries:
- a CDS encoding LPS-assembly protein LptD, translating into MAQDSLSVVPMKPSDLSIPGDSIQISTTDTITLKMADGSIKEKVVYSARDSIVYDITNQKIYLYSKAKIKQGSMSISAATLLLDYTQKTIHAKPATDTTGYLYDHPEFSDQDRTFQSDEMIYNFETKKGRLTHIVTQEGDGYLRGEVVKKNEQDEMFGKNAYYTTCNQEHPHFKINVNKVKIIPNKLIISGPAQLVLEDVPTPLFLPFGIFPIAKGQRSGILMPSYGYSPNRGFYFQGGGYYLGFSDFADLALTGDIFTNGSWRANITTGYRKRYKFSGNVNIDYGVNKTGDRITPAYSEAKNFFVRWNHSQDAKARPNSTFSANVGFGSSGYNREFEVRNNNVLTNTLSSSINYNFNIPGTPMRVALTGRLDQNTNTKLVNVTLPSLRVDINRQFPFARKIQTGGARWYEKIGVTYNMRAESRTSVTDSLLFTRAFFDNAKYGIEHNANASTNFNLFKYINISPTVTYSEAWYFKTIEKQWIPDTTFQYSTKPNGETTIDTILPRLQSIDITGFKRSVKQLNTGVSATTKLFGFLNFEKGKIRSIRHEVTPSISLSYQPDFGTDFWNYYRFVQNNAKGDSVQYSVFEGAIFGSPSRGDVGSMSFSLNNNLQMKVFSAKDTTNNGEKKINLIDRLNFNTSYNFLADSMRWAPITYGGGVTIARKIQINLSGALDPYAIDGQGRSINQTQWKAEKSPLRISNVNFTVATSFSSKELNTLKSGAGTKQEIEEIENNPDAFSNFNIPWRLTMDYTLALRPTKRNGEDTTLITQSLNFNGEVNLSPKWRVGFNSGYDFAFKKLARTTLDITRDLHCWEMLLTLAPTGQYRYYIFTIRVKSALLQDLKLNRRRFWQDLN; encoded by the coding sequence ATGGCACAGGACAGTTTATCTGTTGTGCCAATGAAACCATCTGATTTATCAATTCCCGGAGATTCTATTCAGATTTCCACCACCGATACAATAACCCTAAAAATGGCTGATGGAAGTATCAAGGAAAAAGTAGTTTATAGTGCCCGTGATTCTATTGTTTATGATATCACTAATCAAAAAATATACCTTTACTCTAAGGCTAAAATCAAGCAGGGAAGTATGTCAATTTCAGCTGCAACCTTGCTGCTTGATTATACTCAAAAAACCATACATGCAAAACCGGCAACAGACACAACAGGTTATTTATACGATCACCCTGAATTTTCAGATCAGGATAGAACTTTTCAGTCTGACGAAATGATCTACAATTTCGAAACCAAGAAGGGCAGACTTACACATATTGTTACTCAAGAGGGGGATGGATATTTAAGGGGAGAGGTTGTTAAAAAAAACGAACAGGACGAAATGTTTGGCAAAAATGCTTATTACACAACTTGCAATCAGGAACATCCTCACTTTAAAATCAACGTCAATAAAGTTAAGATTATCCCCAACAAACTTATCATTTCTGGACCCGCTCAATTAGTATTAGAAGACGTGCCAACACCTTTGTTTCTTCCATTTGGCATTTTTCCAATAGCTAAAGGACAACGCTCAGGTATTTTAATGCCTTCTTATGGCTACTCACCAAACAGAGGGTTTTATTTTCAGGGAGGAGGTTATTATTTGGGTTTTAGTGATTTTGCCGACCTTGCCCTGACCGGTGATATTTTTACAAATGGAAGTTGGAGAGCCAATATCACAACAGGCTACAGAAAAAGATATAAGTTCAGTGGAAATGTCAATATAGATTATGGAGTGAATAAAACAGGAGACAGAATAACCCCTGCATATAGTGAAGCCAAAAACTTTTTTGTTCGATGGAACCATTCTCAGGATGCCAAAGCAAGACCAAACAGTACGTTTTCTGCCAATGTGGGATTTGGCAGTAGTGGCTACAACCGAGAGTTTGAAGTTCGAAACAACAATGTTCTGACCAATACGCTTTCTTCAAGCATCAACTATAATTTCAACATTCCCGGCACTCCGATGAGAGTAGCACTAACAGGAAGACTTGACCAAAACACCAACACAAAATTGGTAAATGTTACTCTTCCGAGTTTAAGAGTTGATATTAACCGCCAATTCCCATTTGCCAGAAAAATACAAACCGGTGGAGCAAGATGGTATGAAAAAATTGGGGTTACATATAATATGCGAGCAGAATCCAGAACATCAGTAACCGACTCGCTCTTATTTACACGCGCTTTCTTTGACAATGCCAAATATGGCATAGAACACAATGCCAATGCGAGCACGAACTTTAATCTGTTTAAGTATATTAACATCAGTCCGACTGTAACATATTCAGAAGCATGGTATTTTAAAACCATAGAAAAGCAATGGATCCCTGATACTACCTTTCAGTATTCAACAAAACCTAACGGAGAAACCACCATAGACACAATACTTCCCAGATTACAATCTATTGATATTACCGGATTCAAAAGAAGTGTTAAACAGCTAAATACCGGAGTTAGTGCTACCACCAAACTCTTTGGATTTTTAAATTTTGAAAAAGGCAAAATACGTTCAATCAGACATGAAGTTACTCCATCAATCAGTTTGAGTTATCAGCCCGATTTTGGAACTGATTTTTGGAATTACTATCGTTTTGTTCAAAACAATGCCAAAGGAGATAGTGTGCAATACTCGGTATTTGAAGGTGCTATATTTGGAAGCCCTTCTCGAGGTGATGTCGGTTCTATGAGTTTTAGTCTGAATAATAACCTTCAGATGAAGGTTTTTTCAGCTAAAGACACTACAAATAACGGTGAGAAAAAGATAAACCTGATTGATAGATTAAACTTCAACACCTCCTATAACTTTTTAGCTGACAGCATGCGATGGGCACCTATAACCTATGGCGGGGGGGTTACGATTGCCCGTAAAATTCAAATAAACTTAAGTGGTGCTTTAGACCCTTATGCCATTGACGGACAAGGCAGAAGTATCAACCAAACCCAATGGAAGGCTGAGAAAAGCCCGTTGAGAATCAGCAACGTAAATTTTACAGTTGCGACTTCATTTAGCTCAAAAGAACTAAATACTTTAAAATCTGGTGCGGGAACTAAACAGGAAATTGAAGAAATTGAAAATAACCCGGATGCTTTCTCAAACTTTAATATCCCCTGGAGGCTAACTATGGATTATACACTCGCTCTACGGCCAACAAAACGGAATGGCGAGGATACTACTTTAATTACTCAAAGCCTGAATTTCAACGGAGAGGTAAATTTAAGTCCCAAATGGAGGGTGGGATTCAATTCGGGATATGACTTTGCATTTAAAAAATTGGCTCGTACCACTTTAGATATAACCCGAGACCTTCATTGTTGGGAGATGCTGTTAACACTTGCTCCTACCGGTCAATACCGTTATTACATTTTTACCATTCGTGTAAAATCTGCACTTTTACAAGATCTGAAACTCAACCGCCGAAGATTTTGGCAAGACCTGAACTAA
- a CDS encoding 23S rRNA (pseudouridine(1915)-N(3))-methyltransferase RlmH translates to MKISLLLTGKTTESYIEEGVNVYQKRLKHYIGFEIIILPELKQIKVESLIKEKEAEIQLSKIGEGDYLILLDKSGKQFSSVGFAQYLQQLMNKSIRQVKFLVGGAYGFSPVIYQRANDKVALSEMTFSHQLVRLVFTEQLYRAFTIINNESYHH, encoded by the coding sequence ATGAAAATTTCATTGCTTCTTACCGGAAAAACAACTGAAAGTTATATTGAAGAAGGTGTAAATGTTTACCAAAAAAGATTGAAACATTATATTGGGTTTGAGATTATAATATTACCGGAACTCAAACAGATTAAAGTTGAGTCCTTAATCAAAGAAAAAGAGGCAGAAATCCAACTGTCTAAAATAGGAGAAGGGGATTACCTTATTTTGTTAGATAAAAGTGGAAAACAATTTAGTTCTGTTGGATTTGCTCAATATTTACAACAATTAATGAATAAAAGTATCAGGCAAGTTAAGTTTTTAGTTGGGGGCGCTTATGGATTTAGTCCGGTAATTTACCAAAGGGCAAACGATAAAGTGGCATTATCAGAAATGACTTTTTCACATCAATTGGTTAGATTAGTTTTTACAGAACAACTATATCGGGCTTTCACTATCATCAACAATGAATCTTATCATCATTGA
- a CDS encoding DUF1573 domain-containing protein yields MKTFTFTFVIALCFLLASCNTSESLTDKKEPTKKSKKTLTEGKKSEIQENPPVEAISDSSLTIQSELGNNATNSRNTDQTAPIANSTTHTETNSGTDTPSISTMEFMATEDLSMRATSSRAKQPRSGDNKASMIFEEATFDFGTLKSGEKVKHHYKFTNTGNAPLIIHNATSTCGCTVPEIPLEPISPDDTGSILVYYDSTGKIGTQNKTITIQTNGNPPIYQVYLKGLVVTENNEDQPEEE; encoded by the coding sequence ATGAAAACATTTACTTTTACCTTTGTAATTGCACTTTGCTTTTTATTGGCATCTTGTAATACTTCGGAAAGTCTGACCGATAAAAAAGAGCCCACTAAAAAGTCTAAAAAAACGCTTACTGAGGGTAAAAAATCTGAAATACAGGAGAATCCTCCTGTTGAAGCAATTTCTGATAGCAGTTTAACTATTCAAAGTGAGTTAGGAAACAATGCCACTAACTCCAGAAATACTGATCAAACAGCACCAATTGCCAATTCTACTACCCATACTGAAACTAATTCAGGAACAGACACTCCAAGCATTTCAACAATGGAGTTTATGGCTACTGAAGACTTAAGCATGAGAGCTACTTCATCAAGAGCAAAACAGCCAAGAAGCGGAGATAATAAAGCAAGCATGATTTTTGAAGAGGCAACTTTCGATTTTGGCACATTAAAAAGCGGAGAAAAGGTCAAACACCATTATAAATTTACAAATACAGGCAATGCTCCCCTGATTATTCATAATGCTACAAGTACTTGTGGATGCACGGTGCCTGAAATTCCATTAGAACCAATTTCTCCTGACGATACAGGTTCAATTTTAGTCTATTACGACAGTACCGGTAAAATAGGCACTCAAAATAAAACCATCACCATTCAGACAAATGGTAATCCTCCTATTTATCAGGTATATTTAAAGGGGCTAGTTGTTACTGAAAACAACGAAGACCAACCGGAAGAAGAATAA
- a CDS encoding inorganic diphosphatase: MQKNFNPWHHVSPGKNIPEIVNGIIEIPKGSRAKYELDKESGLLKLDRVLYSSVYYPANYGFIPQSFCDDNDPLDILVLSQIDFVPLCLVSAKVIGVMRMLDNNEADDKIIAVCANDPSVSHINDISELPQHFISELRNFFEDYKKLERKSVVVEDFLGKTMAMQIVQESFELYKQNFTS, translated from the coding sequence ATGCAAAAGAATTTCAATCCCTGGCATCATGTTTCTCCGGGTAAAAATATACCTGAAATTGTAAATGGCATAATTGAAATTCCAAAAGGTTCACGAGCAAAATACGAGTTAGACAAAGAAAGTGGATTGTTAAAATTAGACAGAGTTTTATATTCTTCTGTATATTATCCGGCAAATTATGGTTTTATACCGCAAAGCTTTTGTGATGACAATGATCCCTTAGATATATTAGTCTTGTCTCAGATAGACTTTGTTCCTTTATGCCTCGTTTCTGCAAAAGTTATTGGGGTAATGAGAATGTTGGACAACAACGAAGCAGATGACAAAATCATTGCCGTTTGTGCCAATGATCCAAGCGTCAGCCATATTAATGACATTTCAGAACTGCCTCAACACTTTATTTCCGAACTTCGCAATTTCTTTGAAGATTATAAAAAACTCGAAAGGAAATCTGTGGTTGTTGAAGATTTCTTAGGAAAAACGATGGCGATGCAAATAGTTCAGGAAAGTTTTGAACTATACAAACAAAATTTCACATCCTAA
- a CDS encoding aspartate aminotransferase family protein gives MTVSEFRKFAHHVADWMADYFETIEKFPVKSNVEPREIYNQIPDSPPEHPEDFEKIFQDFLSIILPGITHWQHPSFFAYFPANASFPSVLAEMLTATLATQGMLWDTSPAAAELEEKMMEWLKQSIGLPDIFQGVIYDGASTATLSAIISAREKVSGFLINISGFKPNHLFRVYASEEAHSSVEKAVKMAGIGRNNLVKIPTDENFLLLPNALEQAIEDDLSKGYIPLCVVATLGTTSCTAIDPLDQIAPICAKYKLWMHIDAAYAGSALILPEYRWMIKGIEQADSFVFNPHKWLMTNFDCTAFFIKDKEVLLQAFSILPEYLKTQWATKVNNYSDWGPQLGRRFRALKLWFVLRSYGVSQLRQILRRHILLARMLEEKMRKHPDVEILAPVNLNLICFRATCSEYKEDEDKLNQLNQNLLTALNKSGKLYLSHTKLKGKFTLRMVIGQTNVQESHIEKAWQEIQSKIKELVGNLKI, from the coding sequence ATGACGGTATCTGAATTTCGCAAATTTGCACACCATGTTGCTGATTGGATGGCAGATTACTTCGAAACCATCGAAAAGTTTCCAGTAAAATCAAATGTAGAACCCCGCGAAATTTATAATCAAATACCAGATTCTCCTCCTGAACATCCTGAGGATTTTGAAAAAATTTTTCAGGATTTTCTTTCAATCATTTTGCCGGGCATTACGCATTGGCAACATCCTTCTTTTTTTGCTTACTTTCCTGCAAATGCCAGTTTTCCTTCTGTTTTAGCCGAAATGTTGACTGCAACCTTAGCAACACAGGGTATGTTATGGGACACATCTCCTGCTGCAGCTGAATTAGAAGAAAAGATGATGGAATGGCTGAAACAATCTATAGGACTACCTGACATTTTTCAAGGTGTTATTTATGATGGCGCTTCTACTGCTACCTTGAGTGCTATTATTTCTGCTCGTGAAAAAGTAAGCGGTTTTTTAATCAATATTTCGGGGTTCAAACCAAATCATTTGTTCAGGGTTTATGCTTCTGAAGAAGCCCATTCTTCAGTTGAAAAAGCAGTTAAAATGGCCGGTATCGGGAGAAACAATTTAGTAAAAATCCCAACAGACGAAAATTTTCTTCTGCTTCCAAATGCCTTAGAACAGGCAATTGAAGATGATTTATCGAAAGGATATATTCCACTTTGTGTAGTTGCAACTTTAGGCACAACAAGTTGTACAGCGATTGACCCTTTGGATCAAATTGCCCCAATTTGTGCAAAATATAAATTATGGATGCATATTGATGCCGCTTATGCTGGGAGCGCACTTATTTTACCTGAATACAGATGGATGATTAAGGGCATCGAACAGGCAGACAGTTTTGTTTTTAACCCTCATAAATGGTTAATGACCAATTTTGATTGCACTGCTTTTTTTATCAAAGATAAAGAAGTGTTACTTCAAGCTTTCAGTATTCTGCCCGAATATCTAAAAACTCAATGGGCAACAAAAGTAAACAATTACAGCGATTGGGGTCCTCAACTCGGTCGCAGATTTAGGGCACTAAAACTATGGTTTGTTTTAAGAAGTTATGGAGTTTCTCAACTCCGTCAGATTTTGCGTAGGCATATTTTGTTGGCAAGAATGTTAGAAGAAAAAATGCGCAAACATCCGGATGTGGAAATATTAGCACCAGTCAATCTAAATCTGATTTGTTTCAGGGCAACTTGTTCAGAATACAAAGAAGATGAAGATAAACTGAATCAATTAAATCAAAATCTTTTAACAGCACTCAATAAATCGGGAAAATTGTATTTATCTCACACCAAACTCAAAGGCAAATTTACTTTAAGGATGGTCATTGGACAAACCAATGTTCAAGAATCACATATTGAAAAGGCGTGGCAGGAAATTCAATCGAAAATTAAGGAGTTAGTTGGAAACTTAAAGATTTAA
- a CDS encoding FAD-dependent oxidoreductase, which yields MAKYDVVIVGGGIAGLTAAIELQNEGLNVKLLEATDRVGGRVKTDIVDGFLLDHGFQVLLTAYPEVFRMLDYKALGLFNFMSGALIWKNNKLHPLLDPFKHPQSIINNLFSPLTTFRDKLKVVALRNRVKRLSVEQIFAQPEKTTAAYLKDWKFSPEFLKSFFQPFFTGIFLENGLQTSSRMFEFVFKMFASGYAALPSGGMESIPQQMAERLHPNSIQTNTKVTKVTHHKVTTEKGETFDCRAVLIATNPAAAKVLLGDTVQINDKGHRSTCLYFSTDKPPIHRPILVLNGEDEGLVNNICVPSLINPNYAPAGRHLISVTIVKPTDLDNTQLLTTVKGELRKLFKKEVRFWDHLKTYHIQYALPDKPHIETPDKNNIKPVKPGIYLCGDYLFNGSINGAMESGRFTANALAWDLALNVAVPKN from the coding sequence ATGGCAAAATATGATGTTGTTATAGTTGGAGGAGGAATTGCAGGGCTGACTGCAGCAATAGAACTGCAAAATGAAGGACTTAACGTAAAATTATTGGAAGCAACAGACAGGGTAGGAGGCAGGGTTAAAACAGATATTGTTGATGGTTTTTTGTTAGATCATGGTTTTCAGGTCTTACTGACTGCATATCCCGAAGTATTCAGAATGTTGGATTATAAAGCATTAGGACTTTTTAACTTTATGTCAGGGGCATTAATATGGAAAAACAATAAACTTCATCCTTTGTTAGACCCCTTCAAACATCCGCAATCTATTATTAATAATTTATTTTCTCCTTTAACTACATTCAGAGATAAACTAAAAGTAGTTGCGCTTCGCAATAGGGTAAAACGATTATCAGTAGAACAGATTTTTGCTCAACCCGAAAAAACAACGGCGGCCTATTTAAAGGATTGGAAATTTTCACCGGAATTTTTAAAATCTTTTTTTCAACCTTTTTTCACCGGAATTTTTCTTGAAAATGGGCTGCAAACATCAAGCCGGATGTTTGAATTTGTATTTAAAATGTTTGCCTCCGGCTATGCTGCTCTTCCATCTGGCGGAATGGAATCAATACCACAACAAATGGCTGAAAGATTGCATCCTAATTCAATTCAAACCAACACTAAAGTTACTAAAGTAACTCACCATAAAGTTACAACTGAGAAAGGCGAAACTTTTGATTGCAGGGCAGTTTTGATTGCAACAAATCCTGCTGCAGCAAAAGTTTTACTTGGCGATACAGTTCAAATTAACGATAAAGGACATCGTTCGACTTGTTTATATTTCTCAACAGACAAACCTCCAATACATCGCCCAATTCTTGTTTTGAATGGTGAAGACGAAGGGTTAGTTAATAATATTTGTGTGCCAAGCCTTATTAACCCAAATTACGCACCTGCAGGGAGGCATTTAATTTCTGTTACAATAGTTAAACCTACAGATTTGGACAATACCCAACTTCTTACTACGGTAAAAGGAGAATTGCGCAAATTGTTTAAGAAAGAAGTGCGTTTTTGGGACCATTTAAAAACTTATCATATCCAATACGCACTACCTGATAAACCGCATATAGAAACACCGGACAAAAATAATATTAAACCGGTAAAGCCCGGCATTTACCTGTGCGGAGACTATCTTTTCAACGGTTCAATTAATGGAGCAATGGAATCAGGACGTTTTACTGCAAATGCTCTTGCCTGGGATTTAGCGTTAAATGTTGCAGTTCCCAAAAACTAA